A window of the Nitrospirota bacterium genome harbors these coding sequences:
- the pafA gene encoding Pup--protein ligase: MKNRIFGLENEYGLIFSPNGRIYLPLEKVLGYIFEGLIPNSWPSNAFLQNGARFYQDTGCHPEYSTPECNSLYDLVVHDKAGERLLEACLPEAENRLKEEGLSGDIYIFKNNTDSMGNTYGCHENYLMVRDVDFWKVTEQLIPFFVTRQIFSGAGKVLKISGKGHYFISQRAQHIHEKTSSSTTSSRSIINTRDEPHADAEKYRRLHIIVGDSNMSEYTTYLKVGITSLVLSMIEAGFGVVGMEMDDPVKAIREISRDTTLKKKVKLENGKEYSSIEIQRIYLEKAKEYLDHGEASKEEEEILEKWGYILDQLEEEPRKLSREIDWVAKLCLIENYMDRKECGWEDPRVALIDLQYHDIKRERGLYHLLDKQGFIKRLSTDLAIDQAMLVPPQTTRAKVRGDFIKFAKEKNRSYTVDWTYLKLNGYWEETILCMDPFSPVNRRVSELIASESLSS, translated from the coding sequence ATGAAGAATAGAATTTTTGGATTGGAAAACGAATATGGGCTTATTTTTTCCCCGAATGGACGGATTTATCTCCCGCTTGAAAAGGTTTTAGGATATATTTTTGAAGGATTAATTCCCAACAGCTGGCCCTCCAACGCCTTTCTTCAAAATGGTGCCCGATTTTATCAGGATACCGGATGTCATCCGGAATATTCCACGCCCGAATGCAATTCCCTCTATGATCTGGTTGTGCATGACAAAGCAGGAGAGCGGTTATTGGAGGCGTGCCTTCCCGAAGCTGAAAACCGATTGAAGGAAGAGGGGCTCTCCGGAGACATTTATATCTTCAAGAATAATACGGACTCGATGGGGAATACCTACGGCTGCCACGAGAACTATCTGATGGTCAGAGATGTTGATTTCTGGAAAGTTACGGAACAACTCATCCCATTTTTTGTAACGCGACAAATTTTTTCGGGCGCTGGAAAGGTCCTGAAAATATCCGGGAAGGGCCATTATTTTATTTCTCAAAGAGCCCAGCATATTCATGAGAAAACATCCTCGTCAACGACCTCCTCCAGGAGTATTATCAATACGAGGGACGAGCCCCACGCCGACGCTGAGAAGTACAGACGACTTCATATCATTGTCGGCGATTCCAATATGTCGGAATACACGACCTACCTCAAAGTCGGAATCACTTCTCTTGTTTTGTCGATGATCGAAGCCGGATTCGGCGTAGTGGGTATGGAGATGGACGATCCGGTTAAAGCCATCCGGGAAATATCGCGAGACACAACTCTCAAGAAGAAAGTCAAACTGGAAAACGGAAAAGAGTATTCTTCGATTGAAATTCAGAGGATCTACCTCGAAAAAGCCAAGGAATATCTCGATCATGGCGAAGCCTCCAAGGAGGAGGAAGAGATTCTGGAAAAGTGGGGATATATCCTGGATCAGCTGGAAGAAGAGCCGAGAAAGCTATCCCGTGAGATTGACTGGGTTGCAAAGCTCTGTTTGATCGAAAACTATATGGATCGTAAGGAATGCGGCTGGGAAGATCCCCGAGTGGCTTTAATCGATCTTCAATATCATGATATCAAGCGAGAAAGAGGACTTTATCACCTGTTAGACAAACAGGGCTTTATCAAGAGACTGTCTACCGATCTGGCGATTGATCAGGCGATGCTGGTTCCTCCCCAAACGACCCGCGCGAAAGTCCGGGGAGACTTTATCAAATTTGCCAAAGAAAAAAACCGTTCGTATACGGTGGACTGGACCTATTTAAAATTAAATGGCTATTGGGAAGAGACGATATTGTGCATGGATCCCTTTTCGCCGGTGAATCGGCGGGTGAGTGAATTAATTGCGTCTGAATCCCTCTCCTCCTGA
- a CDS encoding ubiquitin-like protein Pup: MARQEKKQDKKKESEKKDETSAPNASAVEKGKKIKEDLDKLMDKIDDVLEENAEEFVKNYVQKGGE, encoded by the coding sequence ATGGCCAGGCAGGAAAAAAAACAGGATAAGAAGAAAGAGTCTGAAAAGAAAGATGAAACTTCCGCTCCAAATGCCAGTGCGGTTGAGAAGGGTAAGAAGATTAAAGAAGATCTGGACAAATTAATGGATAAAATTGATGATGTCCTTGAAGAGAATGCGGAAGAATTTGTTAAAAACTACGTCCAAAAAGGAGGAGAATAG
- a CDS encoding proteasome accessory factor PafA2, giving the protein MKTRIVGTETEYGIVALDDVSSDPVSNSLSVVGSCPLLPATHILWDYENENPLNDARGFEIDGEKERPGPDYNRLLNKLMFNGGRLYVDGAHPEFSTPECLTPREVVAYEKAGERILELSRETSNRTHRKERRIVLYKNNTDGKGNSYGYHENYLVERKIPFDRLLTELVPFLVTRQIYTGAGKVGSENHSDPVPYQISQRADFFEVLVDLNTMVKRPIMNTRDEPHSDPSRYRRLHVIVGDSNMSEICIYLKVGTLLTILSVIEEESEEFGMSLENPVKAIKNISRDLTLKEKIRLKDGREMTAIQIQRVYLERAKNLFRGESQGYAKEVIDKWGIVLDQLEEDPSLLSKEIDWLIKKEMIDSYIEKKKCDWNDPRVSLLDLQYHDISQEKGIYYALERGGFVNRLLTEEEIIRAMEMPPEGTRAYFRGTCLKKFPKEIYSASWTSVLFDVGNAEIKKIPLMDPFRGTRPLVEKIMNSSHTAKELLGYLAQNS; this is encoded by the coding sequence ATGAAAACAAGAATTGTGGGAACAGAAACCGAATATGGCATTGTCGCGTTGGATGATGTTTCTTCAGATCCGGTGAGCAATTCTCTTTCGGTTGTAGGAAGCTGTCCCCTGCTTCCCGCCACACACATTTTATGGGATTATGAGAACGAAAATCCGCTCAATGACGCGCGGGGATTTGAGATCGACGGAGAAAAGGAACGACCCGGGCCTGACTATAACCGTCTCCTGAATAAGTTGATGTTTAACGGGGGAAGACTTTATGTCGATGGGGCTCATCCTGAATTTTCCACGCCGGAATGCCTGACACCCCGCGAAGTGGTCGCTTATGAAAAGGCAGGAGAACGAATCCTGGAACTCAGCAGGGAAACCAGCAACAGGACTCACCGAAAGGAAAGAAGAATCGTACTTTACAAGAATAATACGGATGGCAAAGGTAACAGCTACGGTTATCATGAAAATTACCTCGTAGAGCGAAAGATTCCCTTTGACCGTCTTCTTACGGAACTGGTGCCCTTCCTGGTTACACGCCAAATCTATACGGGCGCAGGAAAGGTGGGGAGTGAAAATCATTCCGACCCGGTACCCTACCAGATATCCCAGAGAGCCGATTTTTTTGAGGTCCTGGTCGATCTGAATACCATGGTGAAAAGGCCGATTATGAATACGCGGGATGAACCCCATTCCGATCCTTCCAGATACAGAAGGCTTCACGTGATTGTCGGCGATTCCAATATGTCGGAGATCTGCATTTATCTTAAAGTGGGGACCTTGTTGACCATCCTTTCTGTGATTGAGGAAGAGAGTGAAGAGTTTGGCATGTCTCTGGAAAATCCCGTGAAGGCAATAAAAAACATTTCACGCGACTTGACTTTAAAGGAGAAGATCCGGTTGAAAGATGGCCGGGAAATGACAGCCATCCAGATTCAAAGGGTTTATCTTGAGAGAGCGAAGAATCTTTTCAGGGGTGAATCGCAGGGATATGCGAAGGAAGTTATTGATAAGTGGGGAATCGTCTTGGATCAGCTTGAGGAAGACCCTTCCCTGCTTTCGAAAGAAATTGACTGGTTGATTAAAAAAGAGATGATTGATTCGTACATAGAAAAGAAAAAGTGCGACTGGAACGATCCGAGAGTTTCACTCCTCGACTTGCAATATCATGACATTTCTCAAGAAAAGGGGATTTATTATGCACTGGAGAGAGGCGGATTTGTGAACCGCCTATTGACAGAGGAAGAAATCATACGGGCGATGGAAATGCCGCCGGAAGGGACCCGCGCCTATTTTCGGGGAACCTGCCTTAAGAAATTCCCCAAAGAAATTTATTCCGCCAGCTGGACTTCAGTTTTGTTCGATGTGGGGAATGCAGAGATCAAAAAAATTCCACTCATGGACCCATTCAGGGGAACGCGGCCTCTGGTTGAAAAGATCATGAACTCCTCCCACACGGCAAAGGAGTTACTGGGTTACCTTGCTCAAAATTCCTAG
- the thiS gene encoding sulfur carrier protein ThiS, whose translation MKVAVNGQQWEFSGEMNILQLLLELGMIVDRVAVEVNYQILDKKEFNTHFLKNGDKIEVISFVGGGQET comes from the coding sequence ATGAAGGTTGCGGTAAACGGACAACAATGGGAATTTTCGGGGGAGATGAATATACTTCAGCTCCTGCTGGAACTTGGCATGATCGTGGACCGGGTCGCGGTAGAAGTGAATTATCAAATCTTGGATAAAAAAGAATTTAATACTCATTTTTTAAAGAATGGTGACAAAATAGAAGTGATTAGCTTTGTCGGCGGAGGACAGGAAACATGA
- a CDS encoding thiazole biosynthesis protein, which produces MTDPYQISPNYEKEITRAIAKEFYQQFDSLVESDVIVIGAGPAGLVCGKELASRGLKVLLIEQSNHLGGGFWSGGYLMNKSTVAAPAHEILEKIGVPCKKVTRDMYVVDAPYACSKLIGSAFDAGIKVLNLTVLRDLIIRGEKNVVEGVVVNYAPVYAMPHGTAHVDPIGLECKIVVDATGHDAIAVQLLSKRGLCQNVPGNGAMWVSQSEALVLEKTGEIYPNLFLVGLSVAAVYGSPRMGPAFGSMLLSGKKGADLIARKLKVS; this is translated from the coding sequence ATGACCGATCCCTATCAGATCTCTCCGAACTATGAAAAAGAAATCACCCGCGCGATAGCAAAAGAGTTTTATCAACAGTTCGACTCCCTGGTGGAATCTGACGTCATCGTGATTGGAGCGGGCCCCGCAGGCCTGGTCTGTGGCAAGGAACTGGCTTCCCGGGGACTGAAGGTTCTCCTGATTGAACAGTCCAATCACCTGGGTGGAGGCTTCTGGTCTGGCGGTTATTTGATGAACAAATCGACCGTGGCGGCCCCGGCTCATGAAATCCTCGAAAAAATCGGGGTTCCCTGCAAAAAAGTGACTCGGGACATGTACGTGGTCGATGCTCCTTATGCCTGTTCCAAGCTTATCGGAAGCGCATTTGACGCTGGGATCAAAGTCCTTAATCTAACGGTTCTCCGTGACCTCATTATTCGAGGGGAAAAGAATGTCGTGGAAGGAGTTGTCGTCAACTATGCTCCAGTCTACGCCATGCCACACGGTACCGCCCACGTCGATCCGATCGGACTTGAATGCAAAATCGTTGTCGACGCGACCGGACACGACGCGATTGCCGTGCAACTCCTCTCCAAGAGAGGACTCTGTCAAAACGTACCTGGAAACGGGGCGATGTGGGTTTCTCAATCAGAAGCCTTGGTTCTTGAGAAGACAGGTGAGATCTATCCCAATCTATTTTTAGTGGGATTATCGGTAGCGGCCGTTTACGGATCGCCCCGAATGGGGCCCGCCTTCGGTTCGATGTTGTTGTCCGGAAAGAAGGGGGCAGATCTGATCGCCAGAAAACTGAAGGTCAGCTGA
- the prcB gene encoding proteasome subunit beta — MKNFEFDDHSSSFYQFLTKQHPHLLEQPYLHSGPDSGSSPSFIHGTTILALKYADGVVIAGDRRATEGHQIADRTMKKIFKTDDFSAMGISGAAGPCIDMVRLFKTEIEHYEKLEGSSLTLEGKANKLGEMIKANLPLAFQGLIVIPIFAGYDLKRNEGRIFKYDITGGRYEEAEYYSTGSGGKDAKNSIKKMYRKNLSQEQAIRIAVSALYDASEEDSATGGPDLIRGIYPIMNVIKKEGISEVSDDRMKSLLESLLDHSKEN; from the coding sequence GTGAAAAACTTTGAGTTTGATGATCACAGCTCAAGTTTTTACCAATTTTTAACCAAACAACATCCTCATCTTCTCGAGCAACCTTATCTTCATTCCGGACCCGATTCAGGTTCCTCACCTTCGTTCATACATGGAACCACCATATTGGCTTTAAAATATGCGGACGGCGTGGTCATTGCGGGCGACCGGCGGGCGACCGAAGGTCACCAGATCGCAGACAGAACCATGAAGAAAATCTTCAAAACGGACGACTTCTCTGCGATGGGGATCAGCGGAGCGGCAGGCCCCTGCATCGATATGGTAAGGCTTTTTAAAACTGAAATTGAACATTATGAGAAACTCGAAGGGTCGTCACTGACCCTTGAAGGAAAGGCGAACAAATTGGGTGAAATGATCAAGGCGAATCTCCCGCTGGCCTTCCAGGGCCTGATTGTCATTCCTATTTTTGCCGGATATGATTTGAAAAGAAATGAAGGACGAATATTTAAATATGACATTACAGGAGGGCGTTACGAGGAAGCCGAATATTATAGTACAGGCTCAGGCGGCAAGGACGCCAAGAACAGTATCAAGAAAATGTATCGCAAAAACCTGTCTCAGGAACAGGCGATTCGTATCGCAGTGAGCGCTCTATACGATGCGTCGGAAGAAGACTCCGCGACCGGAGGGCCGGACCTGATTAGAGGAATCTATCCAATCATGAATGTCATCAAGAAAGAAGGAATTTCTGAAGTTTCCGATGACAGAATGAAGAGCTTACTGGAATCTTTATTGGATCACTCCAAGGAGAATTAA
- the prcA gene encoding proteasome subunit alpha — protein MPVPYYVSPEQLMQDKAEYAKKGIAKGRSIVVLEFDQGVLFVADNPSSSLNKISEIYDNIAFAGAGKYSEFENLRKAGIRHADLKGYMYSREDVTAKSLANAYSQSLGTIFSQEVKPLEVEILVVAISEGDGASEIYRIDFDGSISDEKGFTVIGGKAEEIKSDLKSKVSSDLTIKKAFNLALESLESIDQQKLNIQGIEVALLDRKRSGRKFRRLSTEEIKKFSKEK, from the coding sequence ATGCCTGTGCCCTATTATGTCTCTCCCGAACAGCTCATGCAAGACAAGGCGGAATATGCGAAGAAGGGGATCGCAAAGGGCCGCTCCATTGTGGTCTTGGAATTTGATCAAGGGGTACTGTTTGTTGCCGACAATCCGAGCAGTTCGTTAAACAAAATATCTGAAATTTATGACAATATCGCTTTTGCAGGTGCCGGGAAATACAGCGAATTTGAAAATTTGAGAAAGGCCGGTATCCGCCATGCGGATTTGAAGGGATACATGTACAGCAGGGAAGATGTCACGGCAAAATCACTTGCCAATGCCTATTCACAGTCACTCGGAACGATATTCAGCCAGGAGGTTAAACCTTTGGAAGTGGAGATTCTGGTGGTGGCCATTTCAGAAGGGGACGGGGCGAGTGAAATCTATCGGATCGACTTCGATGGGAGCATATCGGATGAGAAGGGGTTTACCGTTATTGGCGGAAAAGCAGAGGAAATAAAAAGCGATCTGAAATCGAAAGTATCGTCTGACCTCACGATCAAGAAAGCTTTTAACCTGGCTTTGGAATCCCTGGAAAGTATTGATCAGCAAAAACTCAATATCCAGGGAATCGAAGTAGCGCTTTTGGATCGCAAAAGAAGCGGACGCAAATTTAGAAGGCTTTCCACAGAAGAAATTAAGAAATTTTCAAAGGAAAAATGA
- a CDS encoding thiazole synthase, with product MRREEELTIAGIHFSSRLWVGTGKYKNFEITKKVIEASGADVVTVAVRRVNITDRNQENLLDYINPKVYKILPNTAGCYSAEEAVRTARLARTAGISDMVKLEVIGDPRTLFPDTVGLLEAAKILVAEGFIVFPYTNDDPIVAKKLEDIGCPAVMPLAAPIGSGLGIRNPYNIRIIMETVKVPIIVDAGVGTASDAAIAMELGCDAVLMNTAIASASEPILMAEAMNFAVKAGRLAFRAGRMPKKLYAQASSPIEGMIE from the coding sequence ATGAGACGAGAAGAAGAATTAACGATTGCGGGAATCCACTTTAGTTCGAGGCTTTGGGTGGGAACAGGAAAATATAAAAACTTTGAAATAACCAAAAAGGTGATCGAAGCCTCGGGTGCAGATGTCGTCACCGTGGCTGTTCGACGGGTTAACATTACCGACAGGAATCAGGAAAATTTATTGGACTATATCAATCCTAAAGTTTATAAAATTCTTCCGAATACCGCAGGATGTTATTCGGCAGAAGAAGCTGTGAGGACCGCACGGCTGGCTCGAACGGCTGGGATCTCGGATATGGTTAAGCTGGAAGTGATCGGAGATCCCCGGACGCTCTTTCCGGATACTGTCGGGCTTTTGGAGGCGGCAAAGATTCTGGTTGCCGAAGGATTTATCGTTTTCCCCTATACCAATGACGATCCGATTGTGGCGAAGAAGCTCGAAGATATTGGCTGTCCCGCAGTCATGCCTCTTGCAGCGCCAATTGGATCGGGCCTGGGAATCCGAAACCCCTACAATATCCGGATTATCATGGAAACGGTCAAAGTGCCAATCATTGTGGATGCGGGAGTCGGAACGGCTTCCGACGCGGCGATTGCCATGGAATTGGGTTGTGACGCAGTCTTGATGAACACCGCTATTGCTTCCGCTTCTGAACCCATTTTGATGGCCGAAGCCATGAACTTTGCAGTCAAAGCGGGAAGACTCGCTTTCAGGGCCGGCAGGATGCCGAAGAAACTTTATGCCCAGGCCAGCAGTCCAATTGAAGGGATGATTGAATAA
- the arc gene encoding proteasome ATPase, whose amino-acid sequence MGDSKKSKANPFKNTIIRKLSEQLNGSEAPPPLKKEEYESEIQRLESRLRTAEEELHQSHLSRVQLDQAQKQNEKLVAIIEESREQIAALRKEVEKLSAPPSAYGIYSNLNSDGTIDVYVSGRKMKVNLHPSIQPSELRKGQQLVLNEVLNVVEASGFDFQGEVARVKDVLDSNRIVVSLHADEERVAEIADPLLKEKISVGDHVLLDMKSGYLLEKLPKSEIEEVVLEEVPDTNYEDIGGLKNQLEIIQDAVELPYLYPELYKEHRLSPPKGVLLYGPPGCGKTLIAKAVARSIAKRTEQKLGKAVKSFFLHVKGPELLNKYVGESERHIREVFKKAKEKAQDGIPVVVFFDEMDSLFRTRGSGISSDMEATIVPQFLSEIDGIEKLRNVIVIGASNRQDLIDPAILRPGRLDIKIKIDRPNKEAAKDIFFKYLIPDLPYHEEELARDGGKKDATVARLIHEAVEYFYKTSEENKFLEVTYANGEKETLYFKDFASGAMIEGIVSRAKKYAVKRMIISGEKGIKLQDLIQGMKDEFKENEDLPNTTNPDDWAKIAARKSEKIVHVRTISGKPSESRKIETVKTGHYL is encoded by the coding sequence ATGGGTGACTCAAAAAAATCAAAAGCAAATCCTTTTAAGAACACCATAATTAGGAAACTTTCGGAACAGTTGAATGGCAGTGAGGCCCCGCCGCCTCTCAAAAAGGAAGAATACGAGAGTGAGATCCAACGGCTTGAAAGCCGGCTAAGAACGGCAGAAGAGGAGCTTCATCAGTCCCACCTGTCCCGAGTCCAGTTGGATCAGGCACAGAAGCAGAACGAGAAACTGGTTGCGATCATCGAGGAATCCAGAGAACAGATTGCGGCCCTTCGAAAAGAAGTCGAGAAATTGAGCGCACCTCCATCTGCTTATGGCATTTATTCAAATCTGAACAGTGACGGAACAATTGATGTCTATGTGTCGGGACGCAAAATGAAAGTGAATCTTCATCCTTCCATTCAACCGTCTGAATTAAGAAAAGGTCAGCAGCTTGTTTTGAATGAGGTGTTGAATGTCGTGGAAGCCAGTGGTTTTGATTTTCAAGGTGAAGTGGCGCGCGTAAAAGATGTCCTGGATAGCAATCGAATCGTGGTGTCGCTTCATGCTGATGAGGAGCGCGTCGCTGAAATTGCGGATCCGCTCCTGAAAGAAAAAATAAGCGTAGGAGATCACGTCCTTTTGGATATGAAATCAGGTTATCTTCTCGAAAAACTTCCGAAATCCGAAATTGAGGAAGTGGTTCTGGAAGAGGTTCCTGATACCAATTATGAAGATATCGGTGGATTAAAAAACCAACTCGAAATTATTCAGGATGCTGTAGAACTTCCTTATCTTTATCCAGAACTTTATAAGGAACACCGGCTTTCTCCGCCTAAAGGAGTATTGCTTTACGGTCCTCCCGGATGCGGGAAAACATTGATTGCGAAAGCGGTGGCCCGATCAATAGCCAAACGGACAGAACAAAAATTAGGAAAGGCGGTCAAGAGCTTTTTCCTGCATGTCAAAGGGCCGGAGCTCTTGAATAAGTATGTGGGCGAAAGCGAACGGCATATCCGGGAAGTTTTTAAAAAGGCGAAGGAGAAGGCCCAGGATGGGATTCCCGTTGTGGTATTTTTTGACGAAATGGACTCACTCTTCCGAACGAGAGGCTCCGGCATCTCCTCCGACATGGAGGCGACCATCGTTCCGCAATTTCTTTCTGAAATTGACGGTATCGAAAAATTGAGGAATGTGATTGTGATTGGTGCAAGCAATCGCCAGGATTTAATTGATCCGGCCATTCTCAGACCGGGAAGACTGGATATCAAGATAAAAATTGACCGGCCCAATAAAGAGGCCGCGAAAGATATATTCTTCAAATATCTGATTCCGGATCTTCCTTATCACGAGGAAGAGCTTGCAAGAGACGGAGGAAAGAAAGATGCGACTGTTGCCAGATTAATCCATGAGGCGGTCGAATATTTCTATAAAACCTCTGAAGAGAACAAGTTCCTTGAAGTGACGTATGCCAATGGCGAAAAAGAAACCTTGTATTTCAAGGATTTTGCGAGCGGAGCCATGATTGAAGGGATCGTGTCGCGCGCGAAAAAATATGCGGTCAAGCGGATGATTATTTCAGGTGAAAAAGGAATCAAACTTCAGGATTTGATACAGGGAATGAAAGATGAATTTAAAGAAAATGAGGACCTTCCCAACACGACTAATCCTGACGATTGGGCAAAAATAGCCGCGCGGAAAAGTGAAAAAATAGTACATGTCCGGACGATTAGCGGAAAACCAAGTGAATCGAGAAAAATCGAAACGGTCAAGACAGGCCACTATTTATGA
- the thiE gene encoding thiamine phosphate synthase, whose product MNKSRVHQDFDLYFITDRHQTLNRPLIQVIEAAISGGVQSIQLREKDLPIREFLSLACDIRERTLHKSLLMINDRADVCLISRADGVHLRSDGIPPSAARKILGPKKIIGVSCHSLQEVLFAESDGADFATLGPLYDTPSKRSWGAPLGLSLFQSIAEKVNIPVYGLGGIGLEQVQDVMLAGAHGIAMISAISTSPSVKESVEKILTQIKIAKMDRRYRR is encoded by the coding sequence TTGAATAAGAGTAGAGTCCATCAGGATTTTGATCTCTATTTCATTACGGACCGACATCAAACGCTGAACAGGCCATTAATTCAAGTCATCGAGGCCGCAATTTCCGGAGGAGTTCAATCAATTCAGCTCCGGGAAAAAGACCTTCCTATACGAGAATTTCTCTCTCTGGCATGTGACATCAGAGAGAGGACGTTACATAAATCCCTTTTGATGATCAATGACCGTGCGGATGTCTGTCTTATATCCCGCGCGGATGGTGTTCATCTGCGATCCGACGGCATTCCCCCATCGGCGGCCAGAAAAATTCTGGGTCCAAAAAAAATAATCGGGGTTTCCTGCCATTCTCTTCAAGAGGTACTTTTTGCGGAAAGTGACGGGGCGGATTTTGCGACCCTGGGCCCCCTTTATGACACACCTTCAAAACGGTCATGGGGAGCTCCTTTGGGGTTGAGCCTTTTTCAATCCATTGCCGAGAAAGTCAATATTCCCGTTTATGGGCTGGGTGGAATAGGTCTGGAACAGGTTCAAGATGTGATGCTCGCCGGCGCACACGGTATAGCGATGATATCGGCTATTTCAACCTCGCCTTCTGTCAAAGAATCTGTAGAAAAGATACTCACCCAAATCAAAATTGCCAAAATGGATCGCCGATACAGACGCTGA